From a region of the Fischerella sp. JS2 genome:
- a CDS encoding DNA double-strand break repair nuclease NurA has translation MLDLTKLTRQMQGLSQHLTQEAAASRQRLELAQQHFLNACDRQEEFVQKQEKWRDRILFASATPIEPLNTSIEIPVPPKVHTVIATDGSQIAPNHHEIAYCYLLNIGRVVLYYGQNKHPLLDSLPEIFYRPEDLYISRQWGIKTEEWMSYCRTASEATVLAELACSVVSKDKEISSPHTSRRDESRLYITPYTSPTPKIPTLAMVDGSLIYWFLEQLPFDARDRILPPILQAWRQMRDAQIPLMGYLSASRNIEAMNFLRLLACPHPVPDCMSFCPNQLEKVPCKVFEPLRDTTLWTTQLQPGQRGPLWRSNAHILDLYEDLQIYFCYVHVGAEIARIEIPAWVAENTSLFDESLGLMLAQVQKGYGYPVAIAEAHNQAVVRGGDKARFFALLERQMIKAGLRNVGTSYKEARKRGSIA, from the coding sequence ATGCTTGACCTGACCAAACTAACACGACAAATGCAAGGTTTGAGTCAGCATCTTACACAAGAAGCTGCTGCTAGTCGCCAACGTTTAGAATTAGCTCAACAACATTTTCTTAACGCTTGCGATCGCCAAGAAGAATTTGTACAGAAGCAGGAAAAATGGCGCGATCGCATTTTGTTTGCTAGTGCGACTCCCATTGAACCACTCAACACTTCTATTGAAATCCCTGTTCCCCCCAAAGTTCATACTGTGATCGCTACCGATGGTTCCCAAATAGCCCCTAACCATCATGAAATAGCCTACTGCTATCTACTCAATATTGGCAGAGTCGTTTTGTACTATGGTCAAAATAAACACCCGCTTCTAGATAGTTTACCGGAGATATTTTATCGTCCAGAGGATTTATATATTTCCCGTCAGTGGGGAATCAAAACCGAAGAATGGATGAGTTATTGCCGTACCGCCAGCGAAGCCACAGTCTTAGCAGAACTAGCGTGTAGTGTTGTCTCAAAAGATAAAGAAATATCTTCTCCCCACACTTCCAGACGCGATGAATCGCGTCTCTACATTACTCCCTACACTTCCCCCACTCCCAAAATCCCCACCCTCGCAATGGTCGATGGTTCGTTAATATACTGGTTTTTAGAACAATTACCCTTTGATGCACGCGATCGCATCTTACCCCCGATCCTACAAGCTTGGCGGCAAATGCGGGATGCCCAAATTCCCCTGATGGGTTATCTCAGCGCATCTCGTAACATCGAAGCAATGAACTTTTTGCGTCTTTTGGCTTGTCCCCATCCTGTGCCTGATTGTATGAGTTTTTGCCCCAATCAACTGGAAAAAGTCCCTTGTAAGGTGTTTGAACCGCTACGCGATACAACGCTTTGGACAACACAACTTCAACCAGGACAACGTGGTCCCCTGTGGCGCAGTAATGCCCATATCCTAGACTTATACGAAGACTTACAGATTTACTTTTGTTATGTCCACGTAGGAGCCGAAATTGCCCGGATAGAAATACCTGCGTGGGTAGCAGAAAATACATCTTTGTTTGATGAATCACTAGGATTGATGTTGGCACAAGTGCAAAAAGGATATGGCTACCCCGTAGCCATAGCTGAAGCACACAATCAAGCAGTAGTACGTGGTGGGGATAAAGCGCGTTTCTTTGCTCTTTTAGAACGACAAATGATCAAAGCAGGCTTGAGAAATGTGGGAACTTCTTATAAAGAAGCAAGAAAGCGGGGAAGTATTGCTTAG
- a CDS encoding ABC transporter ATP-binding protein has protein sequence MSISILGKKSHSQYRRRENDWRLFLRLIPYARRHVRSLTLSIILLVPVAVANAVQPLLIGQVISLIRKEPSTYEFLRNLPFWQALQFLEVLLVITVIIRLIFTGFQGYLVQKVGQQITADIRQDLFHHVTSLAVRFFDRTPVGKLITRLTSDVEVLGDVFATGAIGIVSDLFSMLMIVGFMFSIQWQLALLLLVMLIPVSALIIYFQQQYRKANYKAREELSILNSQLQENIVGINVVQLFRREKFNAELFRKTNTRYVKEVDKTIFHDTAVSATLEWVSLVAIAAVLWIGGYLLLQNNLTFGTLSSFVLYAERLFQPLQQFAEKFTVIQSGFTAIERVSDVLDEPIEIRDRANPRVSVFDVQFGYIDEIVEHLESEAEHSKPQLGEIKFEHVWFGYKEDDYVIKDLDFTIHPGEKVALVGPTGAGKTTIIRLLCRLYEPSQGRILVDGIDIRELPQAELRRYMAVILQEGFLFAGDVKSNITLADGYSFEEVQQAAEKTNIAQFIEQLPQGYNTQLRERGTNLSSGQKQLLAFARAAIRNPQILVLDEATASLDVGTEALIQEALNKLLIGRTAIIIAHRLSTIRNVDRIFVLKRGELIEQGSHEQLLQLGGLYATLHNLQMLGS, from the coding sequence ATGAGCATCTCTATACTTGGAAAAAAATCTCACTCACAATACCGTCGGCGTGAAAATGACTGGCGGTTATTTTTGCGCTTGATACCCTATGCTCGTCGCCATGTGCGATCGCTGACGTTATCAATAATATTACTTGTTCCAGTAGCTGTAGCTAATGCTGTCCAACCATTATTGATTGGACAGGTTATTTCCCTGATTCGCAAAGAACCCAGTACCTACGAATTCCTACGTAATCTCCCCTTCTGGCAAGCTTTACAATTTTTAGAAGTGTTGTTGGTAATTACGGTGATTATCCGCCTGATATTCACTGGCTTTCAGGGTTATTTGGTACAGAAGGTAGGACAACAAATCACTGCTGACATTCGCCAAGATTTATTTCATCACGTTACATCTTTGGCAGTGCGCTTTTTTGACCGCACACCCGTAGGTAAATTAATTACTAGACTCACCAGCGATGTGGAAGTGTTAGGAGATGTCTTTGCCACTGGCGCAATTGGCATTGTCTCTGATTTATTCTCCATGCTGATGATAGTCGGTTTTATGTTTTCGATCCAGTGGCAACTCGCTTTGCTGTTGCTGGTGATGCTTATACCTGTATCGGCTTTAATTATTTATTTTCAACAGCAATACCGTAAAGCTAATTACAAAGCCAGAGAAGAACTTTCAATATTAAATTCCCAACTGCAAGAAAATATTGTTGGTATTAATGTTGTGCAACTCTTCCGCCGGGAAAAATTTAATGCTGAGTTGTTTCGCAAAACCAATACACGTTATGTCAAAGAGGTAGATAAAACGATTTTTCATGACACGGCGGTATCTGCAACATTAGAATGGGTTTCCTTGGTAGCGATCGCAGCTGTTTTGTGGATTGGTGGTTATTTACTTTTGCAAAATAACTTGACTTTTGGAACCTTATCTTCATTTGTATTGTATGCTGAAAGGCTATTCCAGCCATTACAGCAATTTGCGGAAAAGTTTACGGTGATTCAATCAGGTTTCACCGCCATCGAACGTGTTTCTGATGTTTTAGATGAACCCATCGAAATACGCGATCGCGCCAACCCCAGGGTATCAGTTTTTGATGTTCAATTCGGCTATATTGATGAAATAGTGGAACATCTTGAATCTGAAGCTGAACATTCCAAACCACAATTAGGAGAAATCAAATTTGAACACGTTTGGTTTGGTTATAAAGAAGATGATTACGTCATTAAAGATTTAGATTTCACAATTCACCCCGGAGAAAAAGTAGCACTAGTTGGCCCCACCGGTGCTGGTAAAACTACTATCATCCGGCTTTTATGTCGTCTCTACGAACCCAGCCAAGGACGCATTTTAGTTGATGGTATAGATATCCGAGAATTACCCCAAGCCGAACTCAGGCGCTACATGGCGGTAATTTTGCAAGAAGGTTTTTTATTTGCTGGCGATGTGAAAAGCAATATTACCTTAGCAGATGGCTACTCTTTTGAGGAAGTGCAACAAGCAGCAGAGAAAACTAACATTGCCCAATTTATTGAACAACTGCCTCAAGGATATAATACCCAACTGCGGGAGAGGGGTACAAATCTTTCTAGCGGTCAAAAGCAACTCTTGGCTTTTGCTCGTGCAGCGATTCGCAACCCCCAAATTCTAGTCTTAGATGAAGCTACAGCTAGCCTAGATGTAGGAACAGAAGCATTAATTCAAGAAGCTTTAAACAAGCTATTGATCGGACGGACTGCAATTATTATTGCTCACCGCCTATCTACAATTCGCAACGTAGACCGGATTTTTGTACTCAAGCGCGGAGAATTAATAGAACAGGGAAGTCATGAACAATTATTGCAACTAGGGGGACTTTACGCTACCTTACACAACCTACAGATGTTGGGAAGTTAA
- a CDS encoding biopolymer transporter ExbD codes for MRLQDEPDLPPQINIVPMIDVIFAILTFFIMSTLFLTRSEGLPVSLPKAATAKQQQVPTKITVTVAQDGQVSVNRKPTTVDALEGQVRTLVGANPEVIVIINADEKVSHGQVVAVMDKVRQVKGAKLAIATQKP; via the coding sequence ATGCGTCTACAAGATGAGCCAGATTTACCACCGCAGATCAACATCGTACCAATGATAGATGTGATTTTTGCGATTTTGACATTTTTCATTATGTCAACATTGTTTTTAACTCGTTCAGAAGGCTTGCCGGTTAGTTTACCCAAAGCAGCAACAGCCAAGCAGCAGCAAGTACCGACTAAAATTACTGTGACGGTAGCTCAAGATGGGCAAGTTAGTGTTAACCGCAAACCAACTACCGTTGATGCATTAGAAGGGCAAGTACGTACTTTAGTGGGTGCTAATCCAGAGGTCATAGTAATTATTAATGCTGATGAAAAAGTAAGTCACGGTCAGGTTGTGGCGGTGATGGATAAGGTGCGACAAGTTAAAGGGGCAAAGCTGGCTATTGCGACTCAGAAACCATAG
- a CDS encoding mercuric reductase, which translates to MSQAVFPSTDQPISVPPMDRYNQELIENLHPPDWSNPEPAPCYNLVVIGAGSAGLVTAAGAALLGAKVALVEKYLMGGDCTNVGCVPSKTMIRSARVVADIKYAEKFGVGTSHYIDIDFPAVMERLRRIRTAISPNDSAKRFQQEFGVDIFFGNAYFSGRNIVEVAHKTLRFKKAVIATGSSPKKLSIPGLEEVQYLTNENVFSLTRRPNRLAVIGGGYIGCELAQTFRRLGSEVILLQKGSHLLGREDADAAAIIQKTFVREGIQLILGANIHQVERQDVDKVIYYEANGKQNQQLHVDEILVGVGRSPNVEDLNLESVGVKYDKQKGVVVNDYLQTTNPRIYAVGDVCMAWKFTHAADAAARIVVQNALFSVLGLGQKKLSSLTMPWCTYTDPEVAHVGMYPEQAQTQGIEIDNYYIPLNEVDRAIIDGEAEGFVKVHVKKGTDKIIGATIVARHAGEIINEITLAMANNLGMKAIAKTIHPYPTQAEAIRKAADAYSRTRLTPLVKKITSTWLSWQR; encoded by the coding sequence ATGAGCCAAGCAGTATTTCCATCTACAGACCAACCCATAAGTGTTCCACCGATGGATCGCTATAACCAGGAGTTGATCGAAAACCTCCATCCCCCAGATTGGAGTAACCCTGAACCTGCACCTTGTTACAACTTGGTGGTGATTGGTGCTGGTAGTGCTGGATTAGTGACGGCGGCGGGTGCAGCTTTGTTAGGTGCAAAGGTGGCTTTAGTGGAAAAGTACCTAATGGGTGGAGACTGTACCAACGTTGGTTGTGTACCGTCGAAAACCATGATTCGTTCGGCGCGCGTAGTTGCAGACATCAAATATGCCGAAAAATTTGGTGTTGGTACTTCTCACTACATTGATATTGATTTTCCGGCTGTGATGGAACGATTGCGGCGGATACGGACAGCAATTAGTCCCAATGATTCTGCTAAGCGATTTCAGCAGGAATTTGGAGTAGATATATTTTTTGGTAATGCATATTTTTCTGGTCGCAATATTGTAGAAGTAGCACACAAAACTTTGCGATTTAAAAAAGCAGTGATTGCGACTGGTTCTAGTCCGAAAAAACTATCAATTCCAGGCTTAGAAGAAGTTCAATATTTAACAAACGAGAACGTATTTTCTCTGACACGCCGACCAAATCGTTTGGCTGTCATTGGTGGCGGGTATATCGGTTGTGAATTAGCCCAGACTTTCCGTCGCTTAGGTTCAGAGGTGATTTTGCTGCAAAAAGGTTCCCACTTGTTAGGGCGTGAAGATGCAGATGCAGCAGCAATTATCCAAAAAACCTTTGTCAGAGAAGGCATTCAGTTAATTCTAGGGGCAAACATTCACCAGGTTGAACGCCAGGATGTAGACAAGGTAATTTACTATGAAGCCAACGGGAAACAAAATCAGCAGCTACATGTAGATGAAATTCTCGTAGGCGTGGGGCGATCGCCTAACGTGGAAGATTTAAACTTGGAATCTGTAGGTGTGAAATACGACAAACAAAAGGGAGTCGTTGTCAACGATTACCTACAAACAACTAACCCCCGTATCTATGCGGTGGGAGATGTTTGCATGGCGTGGAAATTTACCCACGCTGCTGATGCAGCAGCGCGAATAGTCGTTCAAAATGCCCTATTTTCAGTTTTGGGATTAGGACAGAAAAAACTAAGTTCGTTGACGATGCCTTGGTGTACCTATACTGATCCAGAAGTTGCCCATGTCGGGATGTATCCTGAACAAGCTCAAACTCAAGGTATAGAAATTGACAATTATTATATTCCCTTAAACGAGGTAGATCGGGCAATTATCGACGGTGAAGCCGAAGGATTTGTCAAAGTTCATGTTAAAAAAGGTACTGACAAAATTATAGGTGCAACCATTGTGGCACGTCATGCTGGAGAGATAATTAACGAGATCACCTTAGCAATGGCTAATAACTTAGGAATGAAAGCGATCGCCAAAACAATACATCCCTATCCTACCCAAGCAGAAGCGATTCGCAAAGCAGCCGATGCTTACAGTCGCACTCGTTTAACTCCTTTAGTTAAGAAAATCACCTCTACTTGGTTATCATGGCAGCGTTAG
- a CDS encoding DUF3303 domain-containing protein produces the protein MMPEGLKYVDSWVEINFDLCFQLMECDDPRLFQEWILQWQDLGEFEVIPVVSSKQTAEVVNKML, from the coding sequence ATGATGCCTGAAGGTTTAAAGTATGTAGATAGCTGGGTTGAGATCAACTTTGATCTTTGCTTTCAACTTATGGAATGTGACGATCCACGTTTGTTTCAAGAGTGGATATTGCAATGGCAGGATCTTGGTGAATTCGAGGTAATTCCTGTCGTGTCCTCAAAACAGACAGCAGAAGTAGTTAACAAAATGCTTTAG
- a CDS encoding TonB family protein — MSFSSVAVEQREKEAKALKSFLAFSLIGSLALHIGVLASGISNLLIRVPSEEEPIELTIVEPTTLETPEPLEETKKETSKPEPTDRKIVSAKATTDRNNTEVLPVPKPVEKQPIPQPTASVQKFKPEPVKEPPKPVATQPTVTTQPQKQIVQQPENTPNSRPNPTIATNTSPAPAPVQNNANQSSENLRQLLNEARDSRNQGSTGSSGGGGGNSTLTTTTGSGTGTVVTGGSGTGSGTGSGSGNGSGSGSGTGSGTGSGTGSGNGTGRRQRQNIATAPTPPKLPTGSGDGKAACLKCNIKYSEDARRRGVEGRVEVAVETDSNGNVTNVRIIKSSGDRKLDEDHLNQARNWKLKPSQRGRQEVIATEYAIRGSRRYRDVKKRQRQREEQQRNQQATSNSSTNSTNVTQPTTRRRRRLTPGTIVDVPPEARNRQRQNPSSSQQTTSQPTTPVRQLRRQRGQTPSPTTNQTTPIPRQRPQQVTPNNPTPTTQSPRRRRRQQNPTPASSGSQSQLRQSLRRFKQQSAPAPVPAPPPASSGQQ; from the coding sequence ATGAGCTTTTCTAGCGTCGCAGTCGAGCAGCGAGAAAAAGAAGCCAAAGCTCTAAAGTCTTTTCTGGCTTTTAGTCTAATTGGCTCACTAGCGCTGCATATTGGGGTATTAGCTTCCGGCATCAGCAATCTTTTAATTAGAGTGCCTTCTGAAGAAGAACCAATAGAATTGACAATTGTTGAACCTACGACGCTAGAAACACCAGAACCACTAGAAGAAACCAAAAAAGAGACTTCAAAACCAGAACCCACAGATCGTAAGATTGTTAGCGCGAAAGCAACTACTGATAGAAATAATACCGAAGTTCTACCCGTACCAAAACCTGTCGAGAAACAACCGATCCCGCAACCTACTGCTTCAGTGCAGAAATTCAAACCTGAACCTGTCAAAGAACCGCCAAAACCTGTTGCTACACAACCGACTGTTACCACACAACCGCAAAAGCAAATTGTGCAGCAACCAGAGAACACACCAAATTCACGCCCGAATCCTACCATTGCAACAAACACTTCCCCCGCGCCTGCACCAGTACAGAATAATGCAAACCAAAGCAGTGAAAATTTAAGACAGCTCTTAAACGAAGCTAGAGATTCAAGAAATCAAGGAAGTACAGGTTCAAGTGGTGGAGGTGGTGGGAACTCCACCCTTACTACTACCACAGGTTCTGGTACAGGTACAGTAGTTACTGGCGGTAGTGGAACAGGCTCTGGTACTGGTAGTGGTAGCGGTAATGGTTCTGGGAGTGGTAGTGGTACTGGTAGTGGTACTGGTAGTGGAACAGGCTCTGGAAATGGAACTGGGCGAAGACAACGCCAAAATATAGCTACAGCACCAACACCTCCTAAGTTGCCAACAGGTTCAGGAGATGGTAAGGCAGCTTGCCTTAAGTGTAATATTAAATATTCTGAGGATGCCAGACGTAGAGGTGTAGAAGGCAGGGTAGAAGTAGCGGTTGAAACTGACTCCAACGGTAATGTTACGAATGTGCGAATCATCAAATCCAGTGGCGATCGCAAACTAGATGAAGATCACCTCAACCAGGCTCGGAATTGGAAATTAAAACCCTCACAGCGTGGTAGACAAGAAGTAATCGCTACAGAATATGCCATACGAGGTTCGCGTCGTTACCGCGATGTCAAAAAACGTCAAAGACAAAGAGAAGAACAACAAAGAAATCAACAAGCAACTTCTAATTCTTCTACTAACTCTACCAACGTCACACAACCAACCACAAGACGTAGACGGCGGTTAACCCCAGGAACTATCGTCGATGTTCCCCCGGAAGCTAGAAATAGACAGCGACAGAATCCATCTTCTTCACAGCAAACTACTTCTCAACCGACCACACCTGTTCGTCAGCTAAGGCGTCAGCGTGGGCAAACTCCTTCGCCTACCACAAACCAAACTACTCCAATACCCAGACAACGACCACAGCAAGTCACACCTAATAATCCAACTCCAACAACCCAATCTCCACGTCGTCGACGCAGACAGCAAAACCCCACACCAGCCTCATCAGGTAGTCAAAGCCAATTGAGACAATCACTGCGTCGTTTCAAACAGCAATCGGCCCCTGCGCCTGTTCCTGCACCTCCTCCAGCTTCTAGTGGTCAGCAATAG
- a CDS encoding GNAT family N-acetyltransferase, translating into MPEIETARLRLRPYTLDDVDETAVILSNPEVMKYSPRGPIPQDQVKEVTQQILEFFIQHWKQHSFGVWAVVDKATNKLLGHCGLNFLPNSPEVEVLYRLDQAYWNQGIATEATKASLRYGFEEVNLDKIVAITLPEHTASRRVMEKAGLKYEKDAHFYNLDVVYYALTRAAWQPDESSYTLLL; encoded by the coding sequence ATGCCAGAGATTGAAACTGCGCGATTGCGACTCAGACCATACACCCTTGATGATGTGGATGAAACAGCAGTAATTTTAAGTAATCCAGAAGTAATGAAATACTCACCCAGAGGGCCTATTCCCCAAGACCAAGTCAAAGAAGTAACACAACAGATTTTAGAATTTTTTATTCAGCATTGGAAACAGCACAGTTTTGGTGTTTGGGCTGTAGTAGACAAAGCTACAAATAAATTACTCGGTCATTGCGGTTTAAATTTCTTACCAAATAGTCCAGAAGTAGAAGTTCTTTATCGTTTGGATCAAGCTTATTGGAATCAAGGTATCGCCACAGAAGCGACAAAAGCCAGTTTGAGGTATGGTTTTGAGGAGGTCAACTTAGATAAAATTGTTGCCATCACTTTACCAGAGCATACTGCTTCCCGTCGTGTGATGGAAAAAGCCGGGTTAAAGTATGAAAAAGACGCTCATTTTTATAACTTAGATGTAGTTTATTATGCTTTGACACGAGCAGCTTGGCAACCGGACGAATCTAGTTATACTCTGCTATTGTAA
- a CDS encoding glycosyltransferase family 4 protein, whose amino-acid sequence MRIAQVAPLWERVPPPGYGGTELIVGLLTDELVRRGHEVTLFASGDSLTLAKLVSVYPRALRLDPTIKEYGVYEMLELSRVYEAANEFDIIHSHMGYNALPYVNLVNTPTVHTLHGIFTPDNEKLFVHAKNQPYVSISNSQREPRLGLNYVATVYNGIDVSSHQFHPQPEEPPYLAFLGRISPEKGTHIAIQIAKQAGWRLKMAGKVDVVDREYFEKEVKPLIDGKQIEYLGEANHVQKNALMGGAVATLFTITWREPFGLVMVESMAAGTPVVAMNMGSVPEVIAHGKTGFICNNIAECVDAVSKVENLDRYACREHVENNFSVRKMVDGYEAVYQEIVEKRLAQSGKLMHLDNFKNKPQLSAFSRVTQLRSNM is encoded by the coding sequence ATGCGAATTGCTCAGGTTGCCCCACTCTGGGAAAGAGTTCCACCTCCGGGTTATGGTGGTACTGAGTTAATAGTTGGGTTGTTAACCGATGAGTTAGTCCGGCGTGGACATGAAGTTACGCTATTTGCATCGGGAGATTCTCTCACTTTGGCCAAGTTAGTATCAGTTTATCCTCGTGCTTTACGACTTGATCCAACTATAAAAGAGTATGGTGTCTATGAGATGTTGGAATTGAGTCGGGTGTACGAAGCCGCAAATGAGTTTGATATTATTCATTCTCATATGGGTTATAATGCTTTACCCTATGTCAATTTAGTTAACACACCTACTGTACATACGTTACACGGTATTTTTACGCCCGACAACGAAAAGTTGTTTGTACATGCTAAAAATCAACCATATGTAAGTATTTCTAATTCACAACGTGAACCAAGATTAGGATTAAATTATGTAGCAACAGTTTATAACGGTATTGATGTCAGCAGTCATCAGTTCCATCCCCAACCAGAAGAACCACCTTACTTGGCGTTTTTAGGTAGGATATCACCAGAAAAAGGAACGCACATAGCAATACAAATTGCTAAACAAGCTGGTTGGCGTTTAAAAATGGCAGGCAAAGTAGATGTAGTTGATAGAGAATATTTTGAAAAGGAAGTTAAACCTCTCATTGATGGAAAGCAGATAGAGTATTTAGGTGAAGCAAATCATGTTCAGAAAAATGCTCTGATGGGTGGTGCAGTAGCAACTTTATTTACCATTACTTGGCGCGAACCATTTGGGTTAGTAATGGTAGAATCAATGGCGGCTGGAACACCTGTTGTTGCTATGAATATGGGGTCAGTTCCAGAAGTAATTGCTCATGGTAAAACTGGTTTTATCTGTAACAATATTGCAGAATGTGTTGATGCTGTTAGCAAAGTGGAAAATCTTGACCGCTATGCCTGTCGTGAACATGTCGAGAATAATTTCAGCGTGCGAAAAATGGTAGATGGTTATGAGGCTGTTTATCAAGAAATTGTGGAAAAACGGCTTGCTCAAAGTGGCAAACTTATGCACTTAGATAACTTCAAAAATAAGCCGCAATTAAGTGCATTCAGTCGTGTTACTCAGTTGCGTTCAAATATGTAA
- a CDS encoding GNAT family N-acetyltransferase: MNLLHTDRLHLRPCQLENLDSLHELWCDADIRRFLFDDRQISSEEAQSFIEASIASFRNHGYGIWLFFDNHNDQIAGFVGLLQFTEAAPSLIFGVRSQFWGRGYATEATLAVLDHAFTDLGIKYIVADVDEPNDRSIRVLDKIGMSQTKRAIVNERPLLYYEIYAANLTNP, encoded by the coding sequence ATGAATTTACTGCACACCGACCGTCTGCATCTACGTCCATGCCAACTTGAGAACCTTGACTCTTTACACGAGTTATGGTGTGATGCAGATATACGGCGATTTCTCTTCGATGATCGCCAAATCTCCAGTGAAGAAGCCCAATCTTTCATTGAAGCTAGTATCGCTAGCTTCCGCAATCACGGTTACGGAATTTGGTTATTTTTTGACAATCACAACGACCAAATAGCCGGGTTTGTAGGTTTACTCCAGTTTACCGAAGCAGCACCAAGTTTAATTTTTGGTGTCCGATCCCAGTTTTGGGGACGTGGTTATGCAACTGAAGCGACCTTGGCTGTACTTGATCATGCATTTACAGACCTGGGTATTAAGTATATAGTTGCAGACGTAGATGAGCCGAACGATCGCTCAATCCGCGTGTTGGATAAAATAGGTATGTCTCAGACAAAAAGAGCGATAGTAAACGAAAGACCTTTGCTTTACTACGAGATTTATGCTGCGAACCTGACAAATCCTTGA
- a CDS encoding FHA domain-containing protein, translated as MQNLETSQLTGLNLELFHVQTSTSFAIPTYSAVIRIGKPNEKINPDIDVSALPDADVVSRLHAEIQIEGNNYYIEDLGSSNGTYLNNTKLEPGTRYALNLGDKINLAQEEKVTFILQNKQQNQTNNIYISNPTVFQPQNTNVNQKPKVDRTSKLLGSALIIAGIIIFASSTQIGIFVRLPGVLLCVVGVAILIWGRINPIFGLLLILGGIGVIVFTGGVFASVNFLAFLISSALLAVGYLLFSTGKVGKYDLQTIKEFIKQKRK; from the coding sequence ATGCAAAATCTAGAGACATCACAACTCACAGGACTAAACTTAGAACTATTTCATGTTCAAACTAGTACATCATTTGCAATACCAACATATTCGGCTGTAATTCGTATTGGTAAACCGAACGAAAAAATTAATCCGGATATAGATGTTTCTGCTTTACCAGACGCTGATGTAGTATCTCGCCTGCACGCAGAAATTCAAATAGAAGGTAATAACTACTATATTGAGGATTTAGGCAGTTCTAACGGTACATATCTTAATAATACAAAGCTAGAGCCAGGAACTCGCTATGCTCTGAATTTAGGAGATAAAATTAACCTCGCTCAAGAAGAAAAAGTAACTTTTATATTGCAAAATAAGCAACAAAATCAAACAAATAATATTTATATTTCCAATCCGACAGTATTTCAGCCACAGAACACTAATGTCAATCAAAAACCCAAGGTTGATCGAACTAGCAAGCTGTTAGGTTCAGCCTTAATCATTGCCGGAATTATCATTTTTGCTTCTAGTACTCAAATTGGCATTTTTGTCCGGCTTCCAGGTGTGTTACTCTGCGTTGTTGGAGTTGCCATACTGATTTGGGGGCGAATTAATCCAATTTTTGGATTGCTTTTGATCTTGGGTGGAATTGGAGTCATTGTTTTCACTGGTGGTGTGTTTGCTTCAGTAAATTTCTTGGCTTTTCTCATATCATCTGCCTTGTTAGCAGTGGGATATTTACTTTTTAGTACTGGAAAAGTTGGGAAGTACGATTTACAAACTATCAAAGAGTTTATCAAACAAAAACGTAAGTAA
- a CDS encoding MotA/TolQ/ExbB proton channel family protein, with the protein MLINQFFQAGGVVTWLVMWPLLAFSVVAIALIIERVRFWYRINTRQNKVVREVLNLYRLDNIVGAMDKLQKNTDLPIARIFLSALQLEEPTPEEFRLALESEAQAEIPVLKRFQNIFETIISLAPLLGLLGTVLGLIVSFASLDIGDVGGTKTAGVTAGISQALVSTALGLVVAIFTLLFANTFRGLYQRQIASIQEYGGQLELLYRRRYERGDRAYASTR; encoded by the coding sequence ATGCTAATCAATCAGTTTTTTCAAGCAGGTGGCGTGGTTACGTGGCTGGTTATGTGGCCCCTGCTGGCATTTAGTGTGGTGGCGATCGCATTGATTATTGAACGGGTGCGTTTCTGGTATCGCATCAATACTCGTCAAAACAAAGTAGTACGAGAGGTATTAAATCTTTACCGCCTAGATAACATCGTTGGTGCAATGGATAAATTGCAAAAAAATACCGACTTGCCCATCGCGCGTATTTTTCTCTCAGCATTGCAACTAGAAGAACCTACACCAGAAGAGTTTCGCCTCGCTTTAGAAAGTGAAGCTCAAGCAGAAATTCCTGTGCTTAAGCGCTTCCAAAACATTTTTGAGACTATCATCAGTCTGGCGCCACTTTTAGGTTTGCTGGGGACTGTATTAGGATTGATTGTCTCGTTTGCATCCCTAGATATTGGTGATGTGGGAGGGACAAAAACCGCAGGCGTTACCGCAGGTATTAGTCAAGCACTTGTGTCTACAGCATTAGGATTGGTCGTAGCTATCTTTACATTACTTTTTGCCAATACTTTTCGGGGACTATACCAACGCCAAATAGCTTCGATTCAAGAATACGGTGGACAGTTAGAATTACTATACCGTCGTCGTTATGAACGAGGAGACAGAGCTTATGCGTCTACAAGATGA